A window of the Pseudomonas furukawaii genome harbors these coding sequences:
- a CDS encoding hemolysin family protein yields the protein MEFFALALLIVLNGLFAMSEIALVAARKARLMKLAAEGDSSASVALKLGEDPTQFLSTIQIGITSIGILNGIVGEAVLAAPLANWLQTLGVPATTASIGATAGVVIVITYVSIVIGELVPKRIGQLNPETIARLVARPMVTLSFLTRPFVVLLSWSTHTILRILGVRQSASSGVTEEEIHAMLEEGSEAGVIEQHQHEMVRNVFRLDDRQLGSLMIPRSDLVVVDIRKTPEENVQAMIESEHSRFPVCDGGLDNLLGVIHAKQAFARLAKGEAPDFTEQLHPCVFVPETLTGMELLEQFRASGMQMAFVIDEYGELEGIVTLQDVLEAVTGEFTPNNAEDAWAVQRHDGSWLLDGAIPIPEMKDRLGLKTVPEEDKGRYHTVSGMFMLLLGRVPATSDRVEWSGWSFEVVDMDGKRIDKVLASPIDLPDSGEADGALPWNDSENRDTSQHR from the coding sequence GTGGAATTTTTCGCGTTGGCATTGCTGATCGTGCTGAATGGCCTGTTCGCCATGTCCGAGATCGCGCTGGTGGCCGCCAGAAAGGCGCGCCTGATGAAGCTGGCGGCCGAAGGCGACTCCTCCGCCTCGGTGGCCCTGAAGCTGGGCGAGGATCCGACCCAGTTCCTCTCCACCATCCAGATCGGCATCACCTCCATCGGCATCCTCAACGGCATCGTCGGCGAGGCCGTGCTCGCCGCCCCGCTGGCCAACTGGCTGCAGACCCTCGGCGTGCCCGCCACCACCGCCAGCATCGGTGCCACCGCCGGCGTGGTCATCGTCATCACCTACGTCTCCATCGTCATCGGCGAACTGGTGCCCAAGCGCATCGGCCAGCTCAATCCCGAAACCATCGCCCGCCTGGTGGCCCGGCCGATGGTCACCCTCTCCTTCCTGACCCGCCCCTTCGTCGTGCTCCTGTCCTGGTCGACCCACACCATCCTGCGCATCCTGGGCGTGCGCCAGTCCGCCAGCTCCGGCGTCACCGAGGAAGAGATCCACGCCATGCTCGAAGAAGGCTCGGAAGCGGGCGTCATCGAGCAGCACCAGCATGAAATGGTGCGCAACGTCTTCCGTCTGGACGACCGCCAGCTCGGCTCCCTGATGATCCCGCGCTCCGACCTCGTGGTTGTGGATATCCGCAAGACCCCGGAAGAAAACGTCCAGGCGATGATCGAATCCGAGCACTCGCGCTTCCCGGTCTGCGACGGCGGCCTGGACAATCTGCTCGGCGTCATCCATGCCAAACAGGCCTTCGCCCGCCTGGCCAAGGGCGAGGCGCCCGATTTCACCGAACAGCTCCACCCCTGCGTGTTCGTGCCGGAAACCCTCACCGGCATGGAACTGCTCGAACAGTTCCGCGCCAGCGGCATGCAGATGGCCTTCGTCATCGACGAATACGGCGAGCTGGAAGGCATCGTCACCCTGCAGGACGTACTGGAAGCGGTGACCGGCGAATTCACCCCCAACAACGCCGAAGACGCCTGGGCCGTGCAACGCCACGACGGCTCCTGGCTGCTCGACGGCGCCATCCCCATCCCGGAAATGAAAGACCGCCTCGGCCTCAAGACCGTGCCGGAAGAAGACAAGGGCCGCTACCACACCGTCTCCGGCATGTTCATGCTGCTGCTCGGCCGTGTGCCCGCCACCAGCGACCGGGTGGAATGGAGCGGCTGGTCGTTCGAGGTCGTCGACATGGACGGCAAGCGCATCGACAAGGTACTCGCCAGCCCCATCGACCTGCCCGATTCCGGCGAGGCCGACGGTGCCCTCCCCTGGAACGACAGCGAGAACCGCGACACCAGCCAGCACCGCTGA
- a CDS encoding tetratricopeptide repeat protein produces MKSRTTFAAIASILAFGSLPYNLRDHTPSDSVSEPLPGPHVNQHPETSTAEQTSGKPDSKKHKEAASEPLIDNQHEVLELANTIQNEGWKIGCTQAQPRLEEFRNNLLHRPHTASHAWEEMVFITAGCLSEIQLDERSAIDLLKRALEVKPRDAQFMNMLGTSYLRSGQDLEAEQLFTSLLADNELSQTLWNSGWAGAVHEKLAIVKLRLGTEGNDVDRLNDARHLLQTADEFEGLTDVSPLRHGQIAAVDFSLGRYAQAVTGYERALSLLNNESTQRVWNSEMINKMKAEYTMELGQIYFIQGHKEKSELTMKLAIDHAKASSDPLLFKTMKAIYDNTIDGTEVDLGDFNEIRRIPLE; encoded by the coding sequence ATGAAATCAAGAACCACCTTTGCGGCCATTGCCTCAATACTCGCCTTCGGCTCCCTTCCATACAACTTGCGCGATCACACCCCGAGCGACTCAGTATCTGAGCCTCTACCAGGCCCCCATGTAAACCAACATCCAGAAACCTCCACAGCAGAGCAAACAAGCGGAAAGCCAGATTCTAAAAAACACAAAGAGGCCGCCTCCGAACCCCTGATCGATAACCAGCATGAAGTACTCGAACTTGCCAACACCATCCAGAATGAAGGCTGGAAGATTGGTTGCACACAAGCCCAGCCAAGACTCGAAGAGTTCAGGAACAACCTTCTCCACCGACCTCACACAGCAAGCCACGCATGGGAGGAAATGGTTTTCATCACCGCAGGCTGCCTATCCGAGATCCAGTTGGATGAGAGATCAGCCATTGACTTGCTCAAGAGAGCGCTTGAGGTCAAACCTCGTGATGCCCAGTTCATGAATATGTTGGGCACCAGTTACCTTCGTAGCGGCCAGGATCTTGAGGCAGAGCAGCTATTCACCTCATTGCTTGCGGACAACGAGCTGAGCCAGACGCTCTGGAATAGCGGGTGGGCCGGGGCTGTCCACGAGAAGCTGGCCATCGTGAAACTGCGCCTTGGTACTGAGGGAAACGATGTCGACCGTCTTAACGATGCCAGGCATCTCTTGCAAACAGCCGATGAGTTCGAGGGGCTTACTGATGTATCACCGCTGCGTCATGGCCAAATTGCAGCGGTTGACTTCTCCTTGGGGCGATATGCGCAGGCGGTGACAGGCTACGAGAGGGCACTGTCGCTACTCAACAATGAAAGCACGCAAAGAGTCTGGAACTCCGAGATGATCAATAAAATGAAGGCTGAGTACACCATGGAATTAGGCCAGATTTACTTCATACAAGGCCATAAAGAGAAGTCCGAGCTAACAATGAAACTGGCCATTGATCATGCGAAAGCATCGTCAGACCCACTTCTTTTCAAAACAATGAAAGCCATCTACGACAACACCATAGACGGCACTGAAGTCGATCTCGGTGACTTCAATGAAATCCGACGTATCCCGTTAGAGTAA
- a CDS encoding class I SAM-dependent DNA methyltransferase: MSSNALYTDLSSYYDLMCADIDYQAQSHSVRRLHQLFGNDGRRHLDLACGTGPHVRHFLDFGYLSAGLDINQPMLDLAQQRCPEARFSCQDMASFQVDEPQDLITCFLYSLHYNAGLEPLAACLGRVHDALAENGVFCFNSVDKHQIDNRSFVRHSADHLGSHFTFGSGWYYSGEGDRQALRLSIEKTTAGVTENWQDEHSMVALGFADLQTLLEPRFEVQVFEHDYERITPWAGKSGNALFVCVKR, translated from the coding sequence ATGTCCTCCAACGCGCTGTATACCGACCTCTCCTCCTACTACGACCTGATGTGCGCCGACATCGACTACCAGGCGCAAAGCCACAGCGTGCGTCGGCTGCACCAGCTCTTCGGTAACGACGGGCGCCGCCACCTGGACCTGGCCTGCGGCACCGGCCCCCACGTGCGCCACTTCCTCGACTTCGGCTACCTCAGCGCCGGCCTCGACATCAACCAGCCCATGCTCGACCTCGCCCAGCAGCGCTGCCCCGAAGCCCGCTTCAGCTGCCAGGACATGGCGAGCTTCCAGGTGGACGAACCGCAGGACCTGATCACCTGCTTCCTCTACTCCCTCCACTACAACGCCGGCCTGGAGCCTCTCGCAGCCTGCCTCGGCCGCGTCCACGACGCACTCGCCGAAAACGGCGTGTTCTGCTTCAACAGCGTCGACAAGCACCAGATCGACAATCGCTCCTTCGTGCGCCACAGCGCGGATCACCTGGGCAGCCACTTCACCTTCGGTTCCGGCTGGTACTACAGCGGCGAAGGCGACCGCCAGGCCCTGCGCCTCAGCATCGAGAAGACCACCGCAGGCGTGACCGAAAACTGGCAGGACGAACACAGCATGGTCGCCCTCGGCTTCGCCGACTTGCAGACCCTGCTGGAGCCCCGTTTCGAGGTGCAGGTGTTCGAGCACGACTACGAACGCATCACGCCCTGGGCCGGCAAAAGCGGGAATGCGCTGTTCGTCTGTGTGAAGCGCTGA
- a CDS encoding polyamine ABC transporter substrate-binding protein, giving the protein MQCKPLLNLGLVGLLAIAGSAQADMPSVHLYNWSDFIAPETLKEFQQENAILPVLDVFDDAEVMESKLMAGRSGYDVVVVPDDLLPNFARAGLLQELDRSKLPNWSHLAPEVMAKLEANDPGNRYAIPYMWGTTGIGYNVDKVRELLGENAPVDSWDLIFKQENIAKLSQCGVAMLDAPVEILPIALHYLGLPANSQNPDDYKQAEALMKEIRPYIRYFNSAKFTTEIANGDICAVVGWGGSVYSAKLNAENANNGVKLAYSIPREGAPMWINTLVALKSAPNPQPAYAFLDYMLRPETIAKNSNYLGYPNGNRDATALVDERLRNDPMLYPPKSVMDNLFPLKTLPLKLERVRTRTWSRIKNGT; this is encoded by the coding sequence ATGCAGTGCAAGCCTTTGCTCAACCTCGGTCTGGTCGGCCTGCTCGCCATTGCGGGCAGCGCGCAAGCGGATATGCCCAGCGTGCACCTGTACAACTGGTCCGACTTTATCGCCCCGGAAACACTCAAGGAGTTTCAGCAGGAAAACGCCATCCTCCCGGTGCTCGACGTGTTCGATGACGCCGAGGTGATGGAAAGCAAACTCATGGCCGGGCGCAGCGGCTATGACGTGGTTGTGGTGCCGGATGACCTGCTGCCGAACTTCGCCCGAGCCGGCTTGCTGCAAGAGCTGGATCGCTCGAAACTCCCCAACTGGTCTCACCTGGCTCCGGAAGTCATGGCCAAGCTGGAGGCGAACGATCCGGGAAATCGCTACGCCATTCCTTACATGTGGGGCACCACCGGGATTGGCTATAACGTCGACAAGGTGCGCGAACTGCTTGGCGAGAACGCCCCGGTCGATTCCTGGGATCTGATCTTCAAGCAGGAGAACATCGCCAAGCTCAGCCAATGCGGCGTGGCCATGCTCGATGCGCCGGTTGAGATCCTCCCCATCGCCCTGCACTACCTGGGCCTGCCCGCGAACAGCCAGAACCCGGACGACTACAAGCAGGCCGAGGCCTTGATGAAGGAGATCCGCCCCTACATCCGCTACTTCAATTCCGCGAAGTTCACCACCGAAATCGCCAATGGCGACATTTGTGCCGTGGTGGGCTGGGGCGGATCGGTCTACAGCGCGAAGCTCAACGCCGAGAACGCGAACAATGGCGTCAAGCTGGCCTACAGCATTCCGCGAGAGGGGGCTCCCATGTGGATCAACACCCTGGTAGCGCTCAAGAGTGCGCCCAATCCCCAGCCGGCCTATGCCTTCCTTGACTACATGCTGCGCCCGGAAACCATTGCCAAGAACTCCAACTATCTTGGCTACCCCAATGGCAACCGCGACGCCACTGCGTTGGTCGACGAACGACTGCGCAATGACCCCATGCTTTATCCGCCCAAGTCCGTCATGGACAACCTGTTCCCCCTGAAGACCCTGCCGCTGAAGCTGGAACGTGTACGCACGCGCACCTGGAGCAGGATCAAGAACGGCACCTGA
- a CDS encoding carbon-nitrogen hydrolase family protein has product MKLELVQMAGRDGDTAYNLQRTLDAIAACSSDTDIVVFPESLITGFPNPQNIARLAEPLAGPSLDAIQQAAREHDLAVVCGLTENDQGRYYNTSVLVTPDGIALSYRKTHLWVGEGEAVLPGDRFSTVEWRGVRIGLLICYDCEFPETARALAELGAELLLITDGNMEPYGHVHRTAVAARAQENQVFAVMVNRVGQGDHGLTFAGGSMVANPFGRVLFEAGTEECRHGLCLDMTGIAAARALYDYHTDRRLNLPGERINHADGRRELLVPEGR; this is encoded by the coding sequence ATGAAGCTCGAACTCGTACAGATGGCCGGACGCGACGGCGATACCGCCTACAACCTGCAACGCACGCTGGACGCCATCGCCGCCTGCTCGTCCGATACCGACATCGTGGTGTTCCCCGAATCGTTGATCACCGGTTTTCCCAACCCGCAGAACATTGCCCGCCTGGCAGAGCCGCTGGCCGGCCCTAGCCTGGACGCCATCCAGCAAGCGGCACGCGAGCACGATCTGGCGGTGGTGTGCGGGCTGACCGAGAACGATCAAGGCCGCTACTACAACACCAGCGTATTGGTGACGCCGGACGGTATCGCGTTGAGCTACCGCAAGACGCACCTGTGGGTAGGGGAGGGCGAGGCGGTGCTGCCGGGGGATCGTTTCTCCACGGTGGAGTGGCGGGGTGTGCGCATAGGTCTGTTGATCTGCTACGACTGCGAGTTCCCCGAGACCGCGCGCGCCCTGGCGGAACTGGGTGCCGAACTGCTGCTGATCACCGATGGCAACATGGAGCCCTACGGCCATGTTCACCGCACGGCGGTGGCTGCCCGTGCCCAGGAGAACCAGGTGTTCGCCGTGATGGTGAACCGTGTCGGACAGGGCGACCACGGCCTGACCTTCGCGGGGGGCAGTATGGTGGCCAACCCCTTCGGCCGCGTGCTGTTCGAAGCCGGTACTGAAGAGTGCCGCCATGGCCTATGCCTGGATATGACCGGCATTGCCGCCGCCCGCGCGCTGTACGACTACCACACCGATCGCCGCCTCAACCTGCCCGGCGAACGCATCAACCATGCCGATGGTCGCCGCGAACTGCTGGTACCCGAAGGCCGCTGA
- a CDS encoding response regulator transcription factor, which produces MGLTLQDLAWHRAVGHLIERLDQPDFWLALSRLLHDYVPADSWVALLFGNGRPRVFAESPFEGGGSDPLHHDYLRGLYLLDPFYIASREHQGSGLVRLADVAPECFEQTDYYRLYFTHNVVADEVQFNVQLDAESTLCLSLGSERRFTPEQITLLELIRPWVTALMRKRMSFEPEPDEQTSTGSPPEDGGVDRVMQRLGTALTLREVDVVRLMLAGCSNKEVARKLDISAETVKVHRRHLYGKLNIKSQSELFALFMKAQSTP; this is translated from the coding sequence ATGGGGCTGACACTGCAGGACCTGGCCTGGCATCGAGCCGTCGGCCACCTGATCGAGCGCCTCGACCAGCCAGACTTCTGGCTGGCCTTGAGCCGGCTGCTGCATGACTACGTACCCGCCGATAGCTGGGTCGCCCTGCTGTTCGGCAACGGGCGCCCACGAGTCTTTGCCGAGAGCCCATTCGAGGGTGGAGGCAGCGACCCGTTGCATCACGATTACCTCAGGGGTCTGTACTTGCTCGACCCCTTCTACATCGCCAGTCGCGAGCACCAGGGCAGCGGCCTGGTGCGTCTGGCGGATGTAGCCCCCGAATGCTTCGAGCAAACCGATTACTACCGGCTGTACTTCACCCACAACGTGGTTGCTGACGAGGTGCAGTTCAACGTCCAGCTGGATGCGGAAAGCACCCTTTGCCTGTCGTTGGGCAGCGAGCGCCGCTTTACCCCTGAACAGATCACCCTGCTGGAGCTGATCCGTCCCTGGGTAACCGCGCTGATGCGCAAGCGCATGTCCTTCGAGCCAGAGCCCGATGAGCAGACGTCGACTGGAAGCCCCCCTGAGGACGGCGGGGTGGACAGGGTGATGCAGCGTTTGGGCACAGCCCTGACCCTGCGAGAAGTGGACGTCGTCCGCCTGATGCTGGCCGGCTGCTCCAACAAGGAAGTCGCGCGCAAGCTGGACATCTCCGCCGAAACGGTGAAAGTCCACCGCAGGCACCTCTACGGCAAGCTCAATATCAAGTCTCAGTCGGAGTTGTTCGCCCTGTTCATGAAGGCTCAGAGCACGCCCTGA
- a CDS encoding zinc-dependent alcohol dehydrogenase family protein — MKHLMLAAIAESAQAPLAVRHIARPVPGKGQVLVRVHAAGVNPLDTKIATGAGAHARQPLPAVLGLDLAGTVIELGEAVEGFAPGQEVFGMAGGIGGAQGTMAEYIAVDARLIASKPHTLGMREAAALPLVFITAWEGLVDRANVRPGQRVLIHGGAGGVGQVAVQLAKARGAEVYATGSAASLDFIRSLGATAIDYQAQSVEAYVEQHTAGEGFDIVYDTVGGSTLDASFQAVKPYTGHVLSCLGWGQHSLAPLSFRSATYSGVFTLTPLLTGKGREHHGAILREAAALANAGQLTIRVDERPFELDEVNEAFRQVAEGRGKGKTVIQLVGE, encoded by the coding sequence ATGAAACACCTGATGCTTGCCGCTATCGCCGAGTCCGCCCAGGCCCCGCTGGCCGTACGCCACATCGCTCGCCCCGTTCCCGGCAAGGGGCAGGTCCTGGTCCGGGTCCATGCCGCAGGGGTCAACCCGCTCGACACCAAGATCGCCACCGGCGCAGGGGCGCACGCCCGCCAGCCGCTGCCGGCGGTGCTCGGCCTGGACCTCGCCGGCACTGTCATCGAGCTGGGCGAGGCGGTTGAAGGGTTCGCGCCTGGTCAGGAGGTCTTCGGCATGGCCGGCGGTATCGGCGGCGCTCAGGGCACCATGGCCGAATACATCGCCGTGGACGCCCGGCTGATCGCGTCCAAGCCGCACACCCTCGGCATGCGCGAGGCCGCCGCCCTGCCTCTGGTATTCATCACCGCCTGGGAAGGCTTGGTGGACCGCGCCAATGTCCGCCCGGGGCAGCGTGTGCTGATTCACGGCGGCGCGGGCGGTGTCGGCCAGGTAGCGGTGCAGTTGGCCAAGGCGCGCGGTGCCGAGGTTTACGCCACCGGTTCGGCGGCGAGTCTCGACTTCATTCGCTCGCTGGGGGCGACGGCGATCGACTACCAGGCGCAGAGCGTGGAGGCCTATGTCGAACAGCACACGGCTGGGGAAGGTTTCGACATCGTCTACGACACGGTCGGAGGCAGCACGCTGGATGCGTCGTTTCAGGCCGTGAAGCCTTATACCGGGCACGTTCTGAGCTGCCTGGGCTGGGGTCAGCACAGCCTCGCGCCGCTATCCTTCAGAAGCGCCACCTACTCGGGCGTCTTCACCCTGACGCCGTTGCTCACCGGCAAGGGGCGTGAGCATCACGGGGCTATCCTGCGCGAGGCGGCTGCACTGGCAAATGCCGGGCAACTGACGATCCGCGTAGATGAGCGGCCCTTTGAACTGGATGAGGTCAACGAGGCATTTCGCCAGGTCGCGGAAGGTCGCGGCAAGGGCAAGACGGTGATCCAGTTGGTGGGTGAATAG
- a CDS encoding LysR family transcriptional regulator, which yields MDLFDSMRIFVRVVERGSFSAVARELNVGQPAVSKQVRALEQYLGGPVFARSTRHLALTDQGQGFYNHCQEILGQLETATRSFASGQEQIAGPLRVAAPVSYGRLCIAPLIGTFLQRHPDIRIDLRLSDHNEDLLKENIDLAIRIGVVKSEGLVAASLGNSTRRLYASPAYLERHGLPRAPAELADHNCIAFTLLEHYDSWHFTREAEALDVTIKGNVTSNSSEAIREMVLHGLGISLSPEWLFAADVEQGRVRTLLDDYQATALPVSAVFSRERRRSARTMAFIDFLREHL from the coding sequence ATGGATCTGTTCGACAGCATGCGCATCTTCGTGCGCGTCGTGGAGCGAGGGTCGTTCTCTGCGGTCGCGCGCGAACTGAACGTCGGGCAGCCCGCGGTGAGCAAGCAGGTCCGTGCCCTGGAGCAGTATCTGGGCGGGCCGGTGTTCGCCCGCAGCACCCGGCACCTGGCGCTGACCGACCAGGGTCAAGGCTTCTACAACCACTGCCAGGAGATCCTCGGCCAACTCGAAACCGCCACGCGCAGCTTCGCCAGCGGCCAGGAGCAGATCGCAGGGCCGCTGCGAGTCGCCGCCCCGGTCAGTTACGGCAGGCTGTGCATTGCGCCCCTCATCGGAACCTTTCTGCAGCGCCATCCCGACATCCGGATCGACCTGCGCCTGAGCGATCACAACGAAGACCTGCTCAAGGAGAACATTGACCTGGCCATCCGGATCGGCGTGGTGAAGAGCGAAGGCCTGGTGGCCGCGTCTCTGGGCAACAGCACGCGGCGGCTGTATGCCTCACCCGCCTATCTGGAGCGGCACGGCCTGCCGCGCGCGCCCGCTGAACTGGCAGACCACAACTGCATCGCGTTCACCTTGCTGGAGCACTACGACAGCTGGCACTTCACCCGCGAGGCAGAAGCGCTCGATGTGACCATCAAGGGAAACGTCACCAGCAACAGCAGCGAGGCCATCCGCGAAATGGTCCTGCACGGCCTGGGCATCTCCCTTTCGCCAGAATGGCTGTTCGCCGCGGATGTCGAACAGGGCCGCGTGCGTACCCTGCTCGACGACTATCAGGCCACGGCGCTGCCTGTCAGCGCCGTATTCAGTCGTGAGCGACGACGTTCAGCCCGGACGATGGCATTCATCGATTTTCTGCGGGAGCACCTGTAA
- a CDS encoding carboxymuconolactone decarboxylase family protein yields the protein MTRIAALSLDQAPAGSRAALEGVQKGLGFIPNAFKTLAHSPAALNGYLGLSQTLGKGSLSAAEREVVALATSEINGCDYCLAAHSFFGAKAGLNDEAIHKARTGTLSAVAALAHQITESRGRLSDAQIAAAREAGLAYSKIVEVVAQVTLLTLTNYLNNIAATDIDFPPSSH from the coding sequence ATGACCCGTATCGCTGCTCTCTCCCTGGACCAAGCCCCTGCTGGCTCGCGTGCTGCTCTTGAAGGCGTGCAAAAAGGTCTCGGGTTCATTCCCAATGCATTCAAGACCCTGGCTCACTCCCCGGCTGCATTGAATGGTTACCTGGGCCTCTCCCAGACGCTGGGTAAGGGCTCGCTGAGCGCCGCAGAGCGTGAGGTCGTTGCCCTCGCGACCTCGGAAATCAACGGTTGCGACTACTGCCTGGCCGCGCACAGCTTCTTTGGCGCCAAGGCGGGATTGAACGATGAGGCCATTCACAAGGCCCGTACCGGCACGCTCAGCGCGGTCGCGGCGCTGGCGCATCAGATCACCGAAAGCCGCGGCCGATTGAGTGATGCACAGATCGCTGCGGCGCGCGAGGCAGGTCTTGCCTACAGCAAGATCGTGGAGGTGGTGGCACAGGTCACGCTGTTAACCCTGACCAACTACCTGAACAACATCGCCGCTACCGATATCGACTTCCCGCCATCGTCACATTGA
- the grxC gene encoding glutaredoxin 3 — MSQVTIYTTQRCPYCVSAKRLLSSKGVTPYEINVEESPQHLAEMMQRSQRRTVPQIFIGEVHVGGFDDLASLDHKGGLDALLHS; from the coding sequence ATGAGCCAAGTGACTATCTACACCACCCAGCGCTGCCCTTACTGCGTGAGCGCCAAGCGACTGCTATCGAGCAAGGGCGTCACCCCATACGAGATAAACGTTGAAGAATCGCCCCAGCACCTGGCGGAAATGATGCAGCGATCCCAGCGCAGAACCGTCCCGCAGATATTCATTGGCGAGGTGCATGTCGGCGGTTTTGATGATCTGGCGAGTCTCGATCACAAGGGCGGGCTCGATGCGTTGCTTCACTCCTGA
- a CDS encoding DMT family transporter produces MRHKTSRAPIIAYLCLALSMCMVGSNIGIGKIVVADLPVFLFAALRFAIATIILSPGMLKTSFRQGLNKASWGGLFMQSFFGCFLFSVFMLYGVIYTSATSAGVITSALPSIIALLAWIWIRERVDSRGAIAIVFAVLGIALLNLQDASASGKSSMLGNALVLGAVLAEAIFAVFSRRLSLTVHPWSMAFGVNLVGALLFLPLAIPQAIAFDWNAADAEIWYWVLLYSITASVLSFLLWYRGISEVPANVAGLFTGVMPVSAALIGFFVLGELLSAGHLIGMLLVIASIVFGAKAKTDLAVKRQA; encoded by the coding sequence ATGCGGCATAAAACTTCAAGGGCACCAATAATTGCTTATCTCTGCCTTGCTCTGTCAATGTGTATGGTGGGTAGTAATATTGGTATCGGAAAGATAGTAGTGGCAGATCTCCCTGTATTTCTTTTCGCGGCACTGCGTTTCGCGATTGCGACGATCATTCTTTCCCCGGGAATGCTCAAGACGTCATTCCGCCAAGGTCTCAATAAGGCCAGTTGGGGTGGGCTGTTCATGCAATCCTTTTTCGGTTGCTTCTTGTTTAGTGTTTTTATGCTCTACGGCGTCATTTATACGTCGGCGACCAGTGCGGGGGTAATCACCAGTGCACTTCCTTCAATAATCGCGCTGCTGGCATGGATATGGATTCGTGAGCGGGTCGACAGCAGAGGAGCAATAGCTATTGTGTTTGCAGTACTGGGGATCGCTTTACTGAACCTGCAGGACGCAAGCGCTTCCGGAAAGAGCAGCATGCTGGGCAACGCATTGGTACTGGGCGCCGTTCTTGCTGAAGCAATCTTTGCTGTTTTCTCTCGCCGTCTGTCATTGACCGTACACCCTTGGAGCATGGCATTTGGTGTCAATCTTGTAGGTGCACTTCTATTCCTTCCCCTGGCCATACCCCAGGCGATTGCTTTTGACTGGAACGCTGCCGACGCTGAGATTTGGTATTGGGTGCTGCTTTACTCCATCACCGCGAGCGTACTGTCCTTCCTGCTGTGGTACAGAGGAATCTCTGAGGTTCCTGCCAATGTGGCGGGGCTGTTCACTGGTGTAATGCCGGTTAGTGCAGCCTTGATCGGTTTCTTTGTACTGGGTGAGTTACTGTCCGCAGGGCATTTGATCGGCATGCTCCTGGTCATTGCCTCAATCGTCTTCGGCGCTAAAGCGAAGACGGATCTGGCAGTAAAAAGACAGGCATAA